The genomic DNA TGGACGGCGACCGAGCGGTCTCGATCGAGGGCTGGGAATCGCTGAGCTTCGCACAGGTGATCGCACGCTCGAGCGAGGTCGAGAAGCTGTCTGTCGACTTCAGCGACGACCCCAACGACGGCGCGATCCGCACACCGGATGGCCAGAGCGGCTTCCTCTACGTCTCGACGCTCGAGTACGACGAACCAGCAGGAACCATGACCGACGTGCGCTCCGGCACCGTCTACAGCGACAACGGCACCGGTGCCTTCACCGCCGAGGACGGCGAGCAGCTGCTGCCCGGCTGGCAGATCACGGTCGGCTTCGACAACTTCGTGCGTGCGGTCACTGACAGCTCGATCCGCGGGCCCCTCATCTCCGTGACGATCTGGACGTTCGCGTTCGCTCTGATCTCGGTCGCGACGACGTTCTTCCTCGGCCTGCTTCTCGCCATCGTCTTCAACAACACCAGGATGCGCTTCCGCAACGGCTACCGCATCCTGCTCATCCTTCCGTACGCGTTCCCTGCATTCCTGTCGGCGCTGGTGTGGGCCGGGATGATGAACGAGAGCTTCGGCTTCCTCAACCAGGTGGTCTTCGGCGGAGCATCCATACCCTGGCTCACCGACCCCGTACTGGCGAAGGTGTCGGTGCTGATCGTGAACCTGTGGCTCGGGTTCCCGTACATGTTCCTCGTCTGCATGGGGGCGCTGCAGGGCATCCCGGAAGAGGTGAACGAAGCCGGCGTCATGGACGGCGCCAACCCATGGCAGGTCTTCCGTCAGATCAAGCTGCCGCTGCTGCTCGTGACCGTGGCGCCGCTGCTGATCTCGTCGTTCGCGTTCAACTTCAACAACTTCAACCTCATCTACATGCTCACCGGTGGTGGTCCGCGTTTCGCCGATGTGTCGATTCCGGTCGGGCACACCGACATCCTGATCTCGATGGTGTACAAGGTGGCCTTCACCGGTCAGACCCGTGACTACGGGCTCGCCTCCGCGTTCACGATCCTGATCTTCATCGTGGTCGCGGCGATCTCGATCATCAGCTTCCGCAAGACCAAGGCTCTCGAGGAGTTGAACTGAGATGACCGTCGCTCCCGCTCCGCTCACGCGCCGGCGTCGCCGCTCGTTCGGCGCATGGTTCGCCGACACCGGATGGCGCCATCTGGTCGCCGTCGTGGCCAGCCTGTTCGCGATCTTCCCGCTGCTGTACGTGCTCTCGGCCTCGCTGAACCCCCGCGGCACGCTGACCGGCTCCAACCAGCTGTTCTCCGCGATCGGCATCGACAGCTACGTGCGCATCCTCACCGACCCGCAGAACCCCTACGGGCTGTGGTTCCTGAACACGCTCGTGATCGCGCTCGTCACCGGCTTCACCACTGTGTTCATCGGCGCATGCGCGGCATATGCCTTCTCGCGCATGCGATTCGCAGGACGCCGGGTCGGCCTCGTCACGATCGTCGTGGTGCAGATGTTCCCGCAGCTTCTGGCAGTGGTCGCGATCTTCCTGCTGATGACGACGCTGGGGGACTGGTTCCCGGCGATCGGACTGAACACCCACACCGGCCTCATCCTGGTCTACCTCGGTGGTGCGCTCGGGGTGAACACGTATCTGATGTACGGCTTCTTCAACACCATCCCGAAGGAGCTCGACGAGGCTGCGCGCATCGACGGCGCCGGTCACGCGCGCATCTTCTTCACGATCATCCTCCGCCTGGTCGCGCCGATCCTCGCCGTCGTCGGACTGCTCTCATTCATCGGCACGGTCAATGAGTACGTCGTGGCGAGCGTCATCCTGATCGATCCGGAGCAGCAGACGCTCGTCGTCGGACTCACCAAGCTCGTCTCCAATCCGCGCTACGCGGACTGGTCGGCGTTCTCGGCCGGTGCCGTGATGGCTGCGATCCCGGTGATGATCCTGTTCCTGTTCCTGCAGAAGTACATCGTCGGCGGCCTGACGGCGGGCGCCACGAAGGGCTGATCGCGCGCCGAGGCCGCGCGCCGAGGCCGCGACTGCACGAGCGCCCGAGCGTGTCATCTGCGCGCACGCGCGCGGCAGTCGTAGCGTGGAGCCATGGCACGAGTGGGCGGTCGCAATCCGGTGATGAGCTGGATCGCAGGGATCTTCTGCGCCGGCGTCATCGCGGCGCTTCTCTGGCTGGCGCTCCCGATGGGGCCGATGCTCGTCGGGTACGTCGGCGACACCCTGCGCGCGGTCGCTCCCGGCGTGGGCTGAGCCGACGCCGCCGGTCACGCGACACGTCGGCACGCCTCCGCGGAGGCGGTACCGGACGGCGATAACCTCTCACTGCACATATCCGACGAGAGGCGCCCCCATGAGTGACCCCGAGGTTCCCCAGCCCGAGCGGCCGAAAGACGTCGACGACGTCGTCGACAGCGCGAACGCGGGACTTGCCGACGCCGCTGCGGCTGGCGCCGAGGTCCCTGGTGAGCGCGACTCGGCTGAGCGCGATGCCGCAGACCGGAATGCCGTCGACCCCGACCTCGCAGCCTTCGAAGAGGCCGAGAAATCTCACCCCGGAACCTTCGCGACTCCCGAGCTCAATGAGCCGTCCGAATCCTTCGACCAGCGCGCTGACCACCGCGCGGACGCCGAAGACCGCGGCGCAGGACCTGCGGCTGCGACGGGCATGTTCGCAGGAGACCGCGCGTCGACATCCGACGCCGATGCTCGACGCGAAGACTCCATCGCCGACACCGCATACCTGCCGCCGGTAGCAGACGACTCCGAGACGCGCGTCGTCCCCTCGGAGCCGACCATCGTCGCCGCGCCGGTCACACAGCAGCAGCAGCCGATCTTCGTGCAGGCACCCGAGCCGCCCCGCGACCGCGGCAACCGTGGCACGGCAGCCGGAATCGGGCTGCTCGCGACGATCGTGTTCGCGATCCTGTACCTCGCCACCGCGATCGGGCTCGGAGCACTCGCCGGCGATGTCACCGGCGAGAACATCGGCGAAGCCGCCCTCGCCCCGCTCACCACGTGGGGCTTCTGGGTTCCGGTCGTCGTGTTCTTCATCGGCTTCTGGCTGCTCGGCGCCGTCATCAACCGCGGCCGATGGGGACTCTGGGTCGTCTTCGGGATCATCGTCGGTCTGTTCGCGTACGCCGGGCACATCCTCGGCCAGCTGTTCGAGGCGCCGTTCTGGCTGATCTCGACGTCGGAGGGCAACGAGCTCGTCGGCAGCCAGCTCCTCGCACCCCTCGCGATCGCAGCATTCGTGTTCGGCCGCGAGCTCACCATCTGGTTCGGCGCTTGGGTCGCTCGCAGCGGTGCACGCAAGACCGAGCTCAACATCGAGGCTCAGCGCGAGTACGAGCGCACGCTCGAAGCCGGCCCCACACTCTCGAGGTAATCACGGAGACCACTTCGCCAGACCCCCGCAGGCCCGTGCCTGCGGGGGTCTCGGCCGTCCTGGCGACGGCGATGACGACGATCGGCTTCTTCGCGATCGCCGTCTTCGGCCTCGGGGTGCTGAGCATCGTGACGGATGCCGAGATCATCGACGTCCCCGAGGCGGGGCAGGCACCAGGCATCGTCGGCATGATCATCGCGGTCGCCGTGTTCGCCGCCGTTCTGTACCTCGCGGTACGG from Microbacterium profundi includes the following:
- a CDS encoding ABC transporter permease subunit produces the protein MTDTTTTTEPQKPPTRRQRQAASIAEAASQRIGWMLLKILLLAVVDAVALYAAFVLFTHQEWVVLALVVAVAILVNYIYFSRKRVAAKYLTPGIIFLILFQVFTLLYTGYIGFTNYGTGHNGSKDQAVSALMASAQERVEDSPTFPVTVVEQFGTLGLLVTDPEDGDVSVGTVEQPLQEVDGAEMDGDRAVSIEGWESLSFAQVIARSSEVEKLSVDFSDDPNDGAIRTPDGQSGFLYVSTLEYDEPAGTMTDVRSGTVYSDNGTGAFTAEDGEQLLPGWQITVGFDNFVRAVTDSSIRGPLISVTIWTFAFALISVATTFFLGLLLAIVFNNTRMRFRNGYRILLILPYAFPAFLSALVWAGMMNESFGFLNQVVFGGASIPWLTDPVLAKVSVLIVNLWLGFPYMFLVCMGALQGIPEEVNEAGVMDGANPWQVFRQIKLPLLLVTVAPLLISSFAFNFNNFNLIYMLTGGGPRFADVSIPVGHTDILISMVYKVAFTGQTRDYGLASAFTILIFIVVAAISIISFRKTKALEELN
- a CDS encoding MFS transporter, which codes for MSDPEVPQPERPKDVDDVVDSANAGLADAAAAGAEVPGERDSAERDAADRNAVDPDLAAFEEAEKSHPGTFATPELNEPSESFDQRADHRADAEDRGAGPAAATGMFAGDRASTSDADARREDSIADTAYLPPVADDSETRVVPSEPTIVAAPVTQQQQPIFVQAPEPPRDRGNRGTAAGIGLLATIVFAILYLATAIGLGALAGDVTGENIGEAALAPLTTWGFWVPVVVFFIGFWLLGAVINRGRWGLWVVFGIIVGLFAYAGHILGQLFEAPFWLISTSEGNELVGSQLLAPLAIAAFVFGRELTIWFGAWVARSGARKTELNIEAQREYERTLEAGPTLSR
- a CDS encoding sugar ABC transporter permease, with product MTVAPAPLTRRRRRSFGAWFADTGWRHLVAVVASLFAIFPLLYVLSASLNPRGTLTGSNQLFSAIGIDSYVRILTDPQNPYGLWFLNTLVIALVTGFTTVFIGACAAYAFSRMRFAGRRVGLVTIVVVQMFPQLLAVVAIFLLMTTLGDWFPAIGLNTHTGLILVYLGGALGVNTYLMYGFFNTIPKELDEAARIDGAGHARIFFTIILRLVAPILAVVGLLSFIGTVNEYVVASVILIDPEQQTLVVGLTKLVSNPRYADWSAFSAGAVMAAIPVMILFLFLQKYIVGGLTAGATKG